In a single window of the Anguilla rostrata isolate EN2019 chromosome 6, ASM1855537v3, whole genome shotgun sequence genome:
- the tfap2d gene encoding transcription factor AP-2-delta isoform X1 has translation MSTTFPGLVHDAEIRHDGSNSYRLMQLGCLESVANSSVAYSSSSPLTYPATGTEFASPYFSTNHQYTPLHHQSFHYEFQHSHPAVNPDAYSLNSLHHSQQYYQQIHHGEPADFINLHNARALKSSCLDEQRRELGCLDAYRRHDLSLMSHGSQYGMHPDQRLLPASGLGLPPPGADDLQSSVEAQCGLVLNGQGGVIRRGGTCVVNPTDLFCSVPGRLSLLSSTSKYKVTIAEVKRRLSPPECLNASLLGGILRRAKSKNGGRCLREKLDRLGLNLPAGRRKAANVTLLTSLVEGEALHLARDFGYTCETEFPTKAVGEHLARQHAEPKEQAARKKMVLATKQICKEFQDLLSQDRSPLGSSRPTPILDLDIQRHLTHFSLITHGFGTPAICAALSTFQTVLSEMLNYLEKHTTGKNTGTPDSAQLNSAAEKTALRKTGESQSKDGKLEKME, from the exons ATGTCAACAACTTTTCCAGGACTGGTGCACGATGCTGAg ATACGTCACGATGGATCAAACAGCTATCGTTTGATGCAACTCGGATGCCTGGAATCAGTGGCCAACTCGTCTGTCGCTTACTCCTCGTCGTCTCCGCTCACATACCCCGCTACTGGAACCGAGTTCGCGTCCCCTTACTTTTCAACAAACCATCAGTATACGCCGCTGCATCACCAGTCCTTCCACTATGAGTTCCAGCACAGTCACCCGGCGGTAAATCCCGACGCCTACTCCCTGAACTCCCTGCACCACTCTCAGCAGTACTACCAGCAGATCCACCATGGGGAACCCGCCGATTTCATAAACCTCCACAACGCGCGAGCTCTAAAATCCTCGTGCCTGGACGAGCAGAGAAGAGAGTTAGGTTGCCTTGATGCATACCGCCGGCACGATCTTTCGCTAATGAGCCACGGGTCCCAGTATGGTATGCACCCAGACCAGAGACTGCTGCCGGCATCAGGGTTAGGTCTACCGCCACCGGGAGCCGACGATTTACAG AGTTCGGTGGAAGCGCAGTGCGGACTGGTATTAAACGGGCAAGGTGGCGTGATTCGAAGAG GGGGCACGTGCGTGGTCAATCCGACAGACCTATTCTGCTCCGTGCCCGGCCGGCTATCTCTGCTCAGCTCCACCTCCAAATACAAAGTGACAATCGCCGAAGTGAAAAGACGCCTCTCGCCGCCGGAATGCCTCAACGCCTCCCTACTGGGCGGCATATTGCGAAG agcaaaatccaaaaatggcGGCCGGTGCTTACGGGAGAAACTGGACAGGCTGGGGCTGAATCTGCCAGCCGGAAGGAGAAAAGCCGCCAACGTCACCCTGCTCACCTCCCTGGTGGAAG GTGAGGCTCTCCACCTGGCCCGGGATTTCGGCTACACTTGCGAGACGGAGTTCCCCACCAAAGCCGTGGGGGAGCACCTGGCCCGGCAGCACGCCGAGCCCAAGGAGCAGGCGGCACGAAAGAAGATGGTGTTAGCCACCAA ACAAATCTGCAAAGAATTTCAAGACTTACTCAGCCAAGACAGGTCGCCTCTCGGGTCTTCGAGACCGACGCCGATACTTGACCTCGACATCCAGAGACATCTAACCCACTTCAG CCTAATAACTCACGGATTCGGCACCCCAGCCATCTGCGCGGCTCTGAGCACCTTTCAGACAGTTCTGAGCGAAATGCTGAACTACCTGGAGAAGCACACGACGGGAAAGAACACGGGAACGCCGGACTCCGCACAGCTGAACTCCGCCGCAGAGAAGACTGCCCTGCGGAAAACCGGAGAATCTCAGTCTAAAGACGGGAAGCTGGAGAAGATGGAATAA
- the tfap2d gene encoding transcription factor AP-2-delta isoform X2, producing the protein MSTTFPGLVHDAEIRHDGSNSYRLMQLGCLESVANSSVAYSSSSPLTYPATGTEFASPYFSTNHQYTPLHHQSFHYEFQHSHPASSVEAQCGLVLNGQGGVIRRGGTCVVNPTDLFCSVPGRLSLLSSTSKYKVTIAEVKRRLSPPECLNASLLGGILRRAKSKNGGRCLREKLDRLGLNLPAGRRKAANVTLLTSLVEGEALHLARDFGYTCETEFPTKAVGEHLARQHAEPKEQAARKKMVLATKQICKEFQDLLSQDRSPLGSSRPTPILDLDIQRHLTHFSLITHGFGTPAICAALSTFQTVLSEMLNYLEKHTTGKNTGTPDSAQLNSAAEKTALRKTGESQSKDGKLEKME; encoded by the exons ATGTCAACAACTTTTCCAGGACTGGTGCACGATGCTGAg ATACGTCACGATGGATCAAACAGCTATCGTTTGATGCAACTCGGATGCCTGGAATCAGTGGCCAACTCGTCTGTCGCTTACTCCTCGTCGTCTCCGCTCACATACCCCGCTACTGGAACCGAGTTCGCGTCCCCTTACTTTTCAACAAACCATCAGTATACGCCGCTGCATCACCAGTCCTTCCACTATGAGTTCCAGCACAGTCACCCGGCG AGTTCGGTGGAAGCGCAGTGCGGACTGGTATTAAACGGGCAAGGTGGCGTGATTCGAAGAG GGGGCACGTGCGTGGTCAATCCGACAGACCTATTCTGCTCCGTGCCCGGCCGGCTATCTCTGCTCAGCTCCACCTCCAAATACAAAGTGACAATCGCCGAAGTGAAAAGACGCCTCTCGCCGCCGGAATGCCTCAACGCCTCCCTACTGGGCGGCATATTGCGAAG agcaaaatccaaaaatggcGGCCGGTGCTTACGGGAGAAACTGGACAGGCTGGGGCTGAATCTGCCAGCCGGAAGGAGAAAAGCCGCCAACGTCACCCTGCTCACCTCCCTGGTGGAAG GTGAGGCTCTCCACCTGGCCCGGGATTTCGGCTACACTTGCGAGACGGAGTTCCCCACCAAAGCCGTGGGGGAGCACCTGGCCCGGCAGCACGCCGAGCCCAAGGAGCAGGCGGCACGAAAGAAGATGGTGTTAGCCACCAA ACAAATCTGCAAAGAATTTCAAGACTTACTCAGCCAAGACAGGTCGCCTCTCGGGTCTTCGAGACCGACGCCGATACTTGACCTCGACATCCAGAGACATCTAACCCACTTCAG CCTAATAACTCACGGATTCGGCACCCCAGCCATCTGCGCGGCTCTGAGCACCTTTCAGACAGTTCTGAGCGAAATGCTGAACTACCTGGAGAAGCACACGACGGGAAAGAACACGGGAACGCCGGACTCCGCACAGCTGAACTCCGCCGCAGAGAAGACTGCCCTGCGGAAAACCGGAGAATCTCAGTCTAAAGACGGGAAGCTGGAGAAGATGGAATAA